The following are from one region of the Prochlorococcus marinus str. SB genome:
- a CDS encoding carbon-nitrogen hydrolase family protein has protein sequence MTDFLVAALQITSTSNVEANFIEAEEQIELAARRGAELIGLPENFAFLGGDDEKLKLASELSVKCANFLKTMSQRYQVFLLGGGYPVPAGDDNHTFNRSALFGKDGQILAKYDKIHLFDVDLPDGNLYKESSTILSGSEYPPVVDVPGLCKIGLSICYDVRFPELYRYLSSNGAELIMIPAAFTAFTGKDHWQILLQARAIENTAYVVAPAQTGIHYGRRQSHGHAMVIDPWGTVLSDAGKTQGAAIAPADKERVKKIREQMPSLKHRKSKLFSN, from the coding sequence TTGACTGATTTTTTGGTAGCTGCATTGCAAATTACTAGTACTTCAAATGTTGAAGCGAATTTTATTGAAGCAGAAGAACAGATTGAATTAGCTGCAAGAAGAGGTGCAGAGTTAATAGGATTGCCTGAGAATTTTGCTTTTTTAGGAGGAGATGATGAAAAACTTAAATTAGCTTCTGAATTGTCAGTGAAGTGCGCAAATTTTCTAAAAACTATGTCACAAAGATATCAGGTTTTTCTTTTGGGAGGAGGGTATCCTGTTCCTGCTGGTGATGACAATCATACTTTTAATAGGTCAGCCTTATTTGGGAAAGATGGACAGATTTTGGCAAAATATGACAAGATTCATTTGTTTGATGTTGATTTGCCAGATGGAAATTTATACAAGGAATCATCCACTATTTTATCTGGGTCAGAGTATCCCCCCGTTGTAGATGTCCCGGGATTATGCAAAATAGGGTTATCGATTTGTTACGACGTTAGATTTCCTGAACTCTATAGATATTTGTCTTCAAATGGTGCAGAGCTAATTATGATTCCCGCAGCTTTTACAGCATTTACTGGAAAAGATCATTGGCAAATTCTACTACAAGCAAGAGCAATTGAGAATACAGCATATGTAGTTGCTCCAGCTCAAACTGGGATTCATTATGGAAGAAGGCAAAGTCATGGCCATGCAATGGTAATTGACCCTTGGGGAACAGTTTTATCTGATGCAGGAAAAACTCAGGGAGCTGCAATTGCACCTGCTGATAAAGAAAGAGTAAAGAAAATTAGGGAGCAGATGCCAAGCCTTAAACATAGAAAAAGCAAATTGTTTTCAAACTAA
- a CDS encoding 2-phosphosulfolactate phosphatase family protein, which produces MNLTYYHVAKDVPEISPDIAVVIDVLRATTTISWALKNGADSIQVFADLDLLKESATKWQAEKRLMLGERGGKKIEGFDLGNSPLSVTKKVVNGKRLFMSTTNGTKSLQKVQNAKHLFAMCLPNRKAVAEKIISLKNKNVLILGSGWEGSYSLEDSLAAGALASYLEQNCDFEINILNDELQAALALWDLWKNDILKCLKTATHGKRLTSLGDYEDDFKCCSKLDCLDIVPAQVERGVIRAS; this is translated from the coding sequence ATTAATCTTACTTATTATCACGTTGCAAAGGATGTTCCAGAAATAAGTCCAGATATAGCGGTGGTCATTGATGTTTTAAGAGCTACTACCACAATTTCTTGGGCTTTAAAAAATGGTGCAGATTCAATACAAGTTTTTGCAGATTTAGATTTATTAAAAGAATCTGCAACTAAGTGGCAAGCTGAAAAGAGACTAATGCTTGGAGAGAGAGGAGGAAAGAAGATTGAGGGGTTTGATTTAGGAAATTCTCCTTTATCAGTTACAAAAAAAGTTGTTAATGGCAAAAGACTATTTATGAGTACGACGAATGGGACTAAATCATTGCAAAAAGTTCAAAATGCTAAGCATTTATTTGCTATGTGTCTCCCAAATAGAAAAGCAGTTGCCGAAAAAATCATTTCATTAAAAAATAAAAATGTTTTAATACTTGGTAGTGGTTGGGAAGGCTCTTATTCACTTGAGGATTCTTTAGCTGCTGGTGCTTTGGCCTCATACCTAGAACAGAACTGTGATTTCGAAATTAATATTCTGAATGACGAATTACAAGCTGCTTTAGCACTTTGGGATTTGTGGAAAAATGATATTTTGAAATGTTTAAAAACAGCAACCCATGGCAAAAGATTGACAAGTCTTGGAGATTATGAGGATGATTTTAAATGTTGTTCTAAACTTGATTGCTTAGATATTGTTCCAGCTCAAGTTGAAAGAGGTGTGATTCGTGCCTCATGA
- the aroA gene encoding 3-phosphoshikimate 1-carboxyvinyltransferase, which translates to MKMNNIRTINSGVKLKGKVKVPGDKSISHRALIIGSIAKGETTIEGFLHSEDPLSTADCLRKLGVNIPEIKKNEPFTISGLGLDGFKEPKEILNCGNSGTTMRLLMGLLAGQEGKNFILTGDISLNERPMWRVGKPLSLMGGKIFGREKGNKAPISIDGNKLKGCVIGTPVASAQVKSAILLAGLKASGTTSVIEPASSRDHTERMLKAFGADVSIRGELGRNVVIKSGSNLSGQRILIPGDISSASFWMIAASIVPNSEVLIQNVGLNPTRTGILNVMDSMGCNYEILDKSTIAGEPIGSIKVKTSNNLRSFTIEGDILPKLIDEIPILTVAACFCNGVSEIKDAQELRVKETDRLKVMARQLQKFGAEITEKEDGLIINGQSKFHSAEVDSETDHRVAMSLAIASLLAKGTSKIKRANAASVSYPTFWEDLAKLTN; encoded by the coding sequence TTGAAAATGAATAATATCCGCACAATAAATAGTGGAGTTAAATTAAAAGGAAAAGTAAAAGTACCTGGAGATAAATCTATTTCTCATAGAGCTTTAATAATAGGAAGTATTGCTAAGGGTGAGACGACTATTGAGGGATTTTTGCATTCTGAAGATCCACTTTCAACTGCTGATTGTCTTAGAAAATTAGGTGTAAATATACCAGAAATAAAAAAAAATGAGCCTTTTACGATTTCAGGATTGGGTCTTGATGGATTTAAAGAGCCCAAAGAAATTCTAAATTGTGGGAATTCGGGAACCACCATGAGATTATTAATGGGGTTACTTGCCGGTCAAGAAGGAAAGAATTTTATCCTAACAGGTGACATTTCTCTTAATGAAAGGCCAATGTGGAGAGTGGGCAAACCATTATCGTTAATGGGCGGCAAAATTTTTGGTAGAGAAAAAGGAAACAAAGCTCCAATCTCAATTGATGGGAATAAACTAAAAGGATGTGTTATTGGTACCCCTGTAGCGAGTGCTCAAGTTAAATCTGCAATCTTATTGGCAGGTCTCAAAGCTTCTGGAACCACTTCTGTTATTGAACCAGCATCTTCAAGAGATCATACTGAAAGAATGTTAAAAGCATTTGGAGCAGACGTCAGTATCAGAGGAGAATTAGGAAGGAATGTAGTTATCAAGTCTGGGAGCAACTTAAGTGGCCAGAGAATATTGATTCCTGGAGACATAAGCTCTGCTTCTTTTTGGATGATTGCTGCATCTATTGTTCCTAATTCAGAGGTTTTAATTCAGAATGTAGGATTAAATCCCACTAGAACAGGGATTTTAAATGTAATGGATTCAATGGGGTGCAATTACGAGATTTTAGATAAATCGACTATTGCAGGTGAACCTATTGGATCTATTAAAGTAAAGACTTCAAATAATTTAAGATCATTCACCATTGAAGGTGATATTCTCCCAAAACTTATTGATGAAATTCCTATCCTTACTGTGGCTGCTTGTTTTTGTAATGGAGTTTCTGAAATTAAGGATGCACAGGAATTAAGAGTTAAGGAGACAGATCGATTAAAAGTCATGGCACGACAGTTACAAAAATTTGGTGCTGAAATAACAGAAAAGGAGGATGGGTTAATCATTAATGGACAATCAAAATTTCATTCTGCGGAGGTAGACAGTGAGACAGATCATCGAGTGGCAATGAGTCTTGCTATTGCTTCACTTCTTGCCAAAGGCACCTCAAAAATCAAGAGGGCAAATGCAGCTAGCGTCTCTTATCCCACTTTTTGGGAAGACCTTGCCAAACTAACTAACTAG